A stretch of DNA from Halorubrum sp. BOL3-1:
GAGTTCGCGTCCGACCGATATCGGCTCGCCCTCGTCGTCTGTCTCGCTCCCGTCGACGAGGACGCGCTCGCCGTCTGGGTTCCGGAGCTTCAACACGGTCGGGTCGGTCTCCGTGCCGGAGACCTGTCGCTGAACGGACTCGGACGTCGGATCGCCCGCGCCGCCGAGACAGCCGGCGAGCGCGCCGACCGAGAGGCTACCGAGGAGGGCTCGTCGCGTCGAGGCCATGTGGCCCGCTTGAATCGGTCGAGACAAACCTCTTGTGGCGTCCGGTCGGCGGCGACGCCGCGGCGTCGCGGCCGCCGCTCGCTCACTCGAACACCGCGTCGAACGCCGACGCGCCGAGCGGGTCGAAGGTGCCGGCGGCGACGTTCTCGCGCACGTGGTCGGGGTCGGTCGTCCCGACGAGCGACGAGGTGACGCCGGGCGCGCTCCGCGCGAAGTTGAGCGCCCGCTGGGTCGGCGTCTCCCCCGCGAGCGTCGCGTCGACGTCGGCGGGGATCGCGCCCTCGACGGCGAGGTCGCCCTGCGCGAGGCTCGCGCTCGTCACCACCGAGAGCCCGGTCTCGTGGGCGAATTCGAGCGTCGAAACCGGGCCCTCGGCGTCGGACTCCGGCGGCGCGGGCTGGTTCCGGCGGGTGAACGCGTCCGCCATCGCGACGTTGAAGGGGAGCTGGACCGCCTCGAACCCGTGGTCGTCGTCGGGACCGACGGCCTCCCCCGCGGCCTCGGCGCTCGCGAACACCTCCGCGAGCGAGAGGTACCGATCGCCGCCTTCGGGAACGCGGAACGCGTCCCACGTCGCGACGCCGTACGCTCCGACGTCGCCCGCGGCGCGGCGGCGTTCGAGGGTCTCGAAGGTGGCTTCGATCGCCTCGTACACCTCCTCACGCGACCGGACGGCGAGCTGCGTCTCCGGGTTGTGGACGTAGTAGCAGTCGACGGTCTCCACGCCGAGGCGGTCGAGCGAGCGGTCGAGCGACCACTCCAGGTAGTCCGGGGTGATCGCGTGCGCGCCGTTCGCGAGGTCCTCGGGGTCGACGACCCCCGGCTCGACGAACCGCTCGCGGACGTACGCGCTCGGGTCGGCCGGACGCTCGCCGCCGAACGGGAGGAAGCCGCCCTTCGTCGCGACGACCACAGACTCCCGGTCGACGGGCGCGTCTCGGAGCGCCTCGCCCACGACGCGCTCGGCGCGGCCGCAACGGTAGTCGGCCGCGGTGTCGACGTGGTTCACCCCCGAGCGGAGCGCCAGTTCGATCGCCTCGCGCGAGGCCTCGTCTCCCGCGGGCGTTGGCTCTCCGAGGTACGTCCCGCTCCCGACGCTGGAGACGACACCGGGGCCGAAGCGCCGGAAGTACGTCCGCCCGAAGGCGTCGCCGAACCGGTTCCGGTACCCCCAGAGGGCCTCGCGGGTCGCCATGTCCGCCGTTCGGTTCGGCCGAGGTAAAA
This window harbors:
- a CDS encoding aldo/keto reductase, which encodes MATREALWGYRNRFGDAFGRTYFRRFGPGVVSSVGSGTYLGEPTPAGDEASREAIELALRSGVNHVDTAADYRCGRAERVVGEALRDAPVDRESVVVATKGGFLPFGGERPADPSAYVRERFVEPGVVDPEDLANGAHAITPDYLEWSLDRSLDRLGVETVDCYYVHNPETQLAVRSREEVYEAIEATFETLERRRAAGDVGAYGVATWDAFRVPEGGDRYLSLAEVFASAEAAGEAVGPDDDHGFEAVQLPFNVAMADAFTRRNQPAPPESDAEGPVSTLEFAHETGLSVVTSASLAQGDLAVEGAIPADVDATLAGETPTQRALNFARSAPGVTSSLVGTTDPDHVRENVAAGTFDPLGASAFDAVFE